Proteins co-encoded in one Streptomyces roseochromogenus subsp. oscitans DS 12.976 genomic window:
- a CDS encoding tetratricopeptide repeat protein, whose translation MPIPEDVTGDEIDKDVRQELQSLPKTLAEDVAKNLVMVARLIDEDPEGAYGYSKVALRLASRVAAVREAAGFAAYANQKYSEALAEFRAARRMTGTVELWPVMADCERGLGRPEKTLDMAGAPEVHKLDKAGQVEMRLVAAGARRDMGQLDAAIVTLQSPELASNSVQPWTARLRYAYADALLAAGREGEAREWFAKAVEADRDGSTDASDRLAELDGVEFVDALDESESETEGEPGNASQKDDGDED comes from the coding sequence CCGATCCCGGAGGACGTCACCGGTGACGAGATCGACAAGGACGTGCGGCAGGAGCTGCAGAGCCTGCCCAAGACGCTCGCGGAGGACGTCGCCAAGAACCTGGTGATGGTCGCGCGGCTCATTGACGAGGACCCCGAGGGCGCCTACGGCTACTCCAAGGTGGCCCTTCGTCTGGCGTCCCGTGTGGCCGCCGTACGCGAGGCCGCCGGGTTCGCCGCGTACGCCAACCAGAAGTACAGCGAGGCCCTCGCCGAGTTCCGGGCCGCGCGGCGGATGACCGGCACCGTGGAGCTGTGGCCGGTGATGGCCGACTGCGAGCGTGGGCTCGGCCGGCCCGAGAAGACACTGGACATGGCCGGCGCCCCGGAGGTGCACAAGCTGGACAAGGCCGGTCAGGTCGAGATGCGGCTCGTCGCGGCCGGTGCCCGGCGTGACATGGGCCAGCTGGACGCCGCAATCGTGACCCTGCAGAGCCCGGAGCTGGCCTCCAACTCGGTCCAGCCGTGGACCGCGCGCCTGCGCTACGCCTACGCCGATGCCCTGCTGGCCGCCGGTCGTGAGGGCGAGGCGCGGGAGTGGTTCGCGAAGGCCGTGGAGGCCGACCGGGACGGCAGCACGGACGCCTCCGACCGGCTCGCCGAGCTGGACGGCGTGGAGTTCGTCGACGCTCTGGACGAGA